The following proteins come from a genomic window of Anguilla rostrata isolate EN2019 chromosome 17, ASM1855537v3, whole genome shotgun sequence:
- the LOC135243475 gene encoding DNA-directed RNA polymerases I, II, and III subunit RPABC2 isoform X1, translating into MAEISAWSSMILSWSSWFGDGHTCNKTVENSYHVGKTLFSSFDDGDFDDVEEDEGLDDLENVEDEDQENVQILPAGEGQQPNQKRITTPYMTKYERARVLGTRALQIAMCAPVMVELEGETDPLQIAMKELKSRKIPIIIRRYLPDGSYEDWGCDELIITD; encoded by the exons ATGGCGGAAATTTCAGCTTGGTCCAGCATGATTTTAAGTTGGTCCAGCTGGTTTGGAGATGGTCACACTTGCAATAAGACTGTTGAGAATAGCTACCATGTTGGCAAGACCTTGTTCAGCAG TTTCGATGACGGAGATTTCGACGATGTTGAAGAAGATGAAGGACTGGATGACTTGGAAAACGTGGAAGAC GAAGACCAGGAGAATGTGCAGATCCTGCCGGCAGGGGAAGGACAGCAGCCCAACCAGAAGAGAATCACCACCCCCTACATGACCAAATACGAGAGAGCCAGGGTCCTGGGGACCCGCGCTCTGCAAATAGC AATGTGTGCCCCAGTTATGGTGGAGTTGGAAGGAGAGACGGACCCTCTGCAAATTGCCATGAAGGAACTCAA GAGCAGAAAGATCCCCATCATCATCAGAAGGTACCTGCCAGACGGGAGTTATGAGGACTGGGGCTGTGACGAGCTCATTATCACTGACTGA
- the LOC135243475 gene encoding DNA-directed RNA polymerases I, II, and III subunit RPABC2 isoform X2 produces the protein MSDNEDNFDDGDFDDVEEDEGLDDLENVEDEDQENVQILPAGEGQQPNQKRITTPYMTKYERARVLGTRALQIAMCAPVMVELEGETDPLQIAMKELKSRKIPIIIRRYLPDGSYEDWGCDELIITD, from the exons ATGTCGGACAATGAGGATAA TTTCGATGACGGAGATTTCGACGATGTTGAAGAAGATGAAGGACTGGATGACTTGGAAAACGTGGAAGAC GAAGACCAGGAGAATGTGCAGATCCTGCCGGCAGGGGAAGGACAGCAGCCCAACCAGAAGAGAATCACCACCCCCTACATGACCAAATACGAGAGAGCCAGGGTCCTGGGGACCCGCGCTCTGCAAATAGC AATGTGTGCCCCAGTTATGGTGGAGTTGGAAGGAGAGACGGACCCTCTGCAAATTGCCATGAAGGAACTCAA GAGCAGAAAGATCCCCATCATCATCAGAAGGTACCTGCCAGACGGGAGTTATGAGGACTGGGGCTGTGACGAGCTCATTATCACTGACTGA